CAAAAACACCTCAGAGCTGATTACGGGAGCACTAAATATTGTCAAGTAGTTTTCTCATAATGGTACCTTGTTAAAGCCGTAGTTTCTTTGAGCTACGGCTTTTTTCATGTTTCAGTCAAGTAATATTATCCTATTTTTTTGCTTCATATTGGTTAAAATGCTTATATTCATCAGGCAATTTGTTAGGGGCAATTTGCCTAATATAAGCGTATCCTATGGCACTCCACTACTTTCTGGTAGCAATAGACGGAACTGGCTCCACCGAATGGCGGCGAAGCGACGGTTACAATAGCCATGTTTATCGTTTTTACAATGACTTTCAGGCAGTTGGGGGTGAAAAATTGTATCTGCACGGCCCTGATACCGCGGGCTTATCTATGGGCAGTCTGATTGAACAAGGCTTTGGATGGCTTAAAAATCATCTGTTGCATCTGGTAATTGAACGGGGCGTTCCTCAACAAAACATTAAAATATGCTTGGTTGGCCATAGTCGCGGAGGAGCTGCGGTTATTCAAATTGCACATCAGTTTTCCAATGTAAGTTTCCTGAGAGAAGCAGCCCTTCCTTCCGTGCCTCTTCGGTTGCCGGTCGCCGTACATTTCATGGGGCTGTATGATGCCGTAGACCGCTCGCTTGTCAGTATTTCCTCCGAGGGGCTTACGCATGTAGAAAATCTTTATCATGCATACCGTAGCAATATTTCTTATTTGGCAAGCAGGGGCTCGCGCGGGAGTTTCGGAGTAATGGAACTGAGCAGAGGACGCAAAAAGGGTTTTGATACTTCTCATGGCGGCATTGGCGGCGACCCGGGGTTGTTTACCCGTTTAGATACCCCTTTTGCAGACTTCTATTGCAACGCATTACGGTTGGTATTGACACAAGCCGAACTTGACAGCCAATACGGCCAAACCTACAATCAGCAAGAAGGCATTGAAATAAGCCGCTATTATGCGCTTACAAGCGAAGCTGCCCGCAACCGTAAAAGGCAAGTGATGCGCAACATCAGCGAGTCGGCAGAGGCCGACCGATGGATACGTGACCATGCCGTTTGTGCGGGTATGCGCTTTGGTACAGCCACTCCTCATGTGCCTTATCAGGTGCAGGAGTCCCAACTGTGGCAGAGGTTTATAGAGATACCTGTATAAAGTTGCATTTATTGAAGATAAACAGCCTTAAATTTGTTTATTTTTACACTTTTTTATTACTTGTGTAACATTTGTGTCGTAAAGTACGTTATGTTCGCTATATGAGCAAACCTGCCGCCAGAGTATCCGATATGCACACCTGTCCGATGTCTGACGGGCCGAAGCCTCACGTAGGAGGGCCTATTTTGCCACCGGGAGTTCCTACGGTATTGATTGGAGGCCTTCCTGCTGCCACAGTGGGCTGTATGTGCACTTGCACAGGCCCTCCTGATACTATTATATTAGGTTCTGCAACAGTGTTGATTGGGGGCAAGCCCGCTGCACGTATGGGGGATTCTACGGCGCACGGTGGACTGATAGTTTTTGGTTGTCCTACCGTTTTTATTGGAGGATAGATTAAAAATAAGCAAATAAGTAAATAAACATTACATAAAGCTATGTTTAACTATGGAATCGGCGGTCAGGAACGCAAAGGCGATGTTAATGAAGCCATTTCTGACATTGGCCAAAACAGAACCCTGTTGGTACAAAAACTGACAGCAGACGCACCCTATCGGCCTGAAATTGTTGAAGGCTTGAAAACAATCGACGATGTATTCAACCATTTCAAGCCCGAAATGGAACTGGAGTTTACCGATGAGGAAGGCTCATCTTCACAGGAAACACTGCAATTCAGAACGGTCGCCGATTTTGGTAAAAACCGAATCGTTGAACAAAGCGGCTTTTTGCAGCAACTTAATCAAAAATCTGCGGACTATCAGCAAATTATGCGCCAGTTGAAATCCAACAAAGCCCTGAAAACCATGTTGGAAAATCCCGACTCAAAGGCGGCTTTTCTGGCTGCGCTCGCATCCATGATACAGGAAATAGAAGATGCTCAATAAAACAGACCTAAATTTTATCAACCTTTATGGCAGAGACAGAAAAAGTGGCAGGGGGAGTCGTAAAAGAACGCGAGCGAATAGCCAACCCTTCCCAAGAACTTGAACAAAATATACAGAAGCTCGTCAAATTCGGCGGCTTTGAAATGCTGGAAACAGTTATTGAAGGCACGCAAAATCTCAATCCTTCCAAAAAAGCCCGCAAAAAAATATTTCTGGGAGAAGCCGACAAAAAAGCAGAACGCGAGCAACTGAAACGCCGATTGGAACTGTGGTACGATATGGTGGCTTCCAACGGCGATGTCAGCCAAATGATAGAAAGTTGCCAAGCAAAAGCCGACAGCGCAACCGCCTGTTTGCAGGAAAACCTCGGCAAAGCCATTGAGGCCGTCAAAGACTTGGAGCGCTCTTATCGCTCGGTAGCCCACTTCTTCGGCAATTGCGACACCGATAAGGTTAAAAATCTTTCCGTGATGAATGCCGACATGGAGCAACTCCGCGACCTTGATAATCCGCTGTATATCAATGCGGTAGCGGAGGAGTTTAAAGCCAATTACGACCGATTAGACCTGCGCGACAACTACTCGCTGCTCGTAATTCCCGGCTATCTGGGGTCTAAAAAAGTAGTGGACAAATGGGCACGCATTGCGCATGAAAACAAGGTAATGATGATTACCGACTTTGAGCACCTCGACTCTCCCGATGATGTTGCCGAACTGTTTGAAATGGCAAACCTGACCGGAGGCGATGCCTATCTTTCCAATGTGATTATGACCTGCAACTGGCTCGTAGGGCGCGGAAAGTATCAGGAACTCAATGAAGAAGACGACTTGTATGTACCGCCTTCTACGGCTTTGGCAGGTCGTATTTACAGTACGCTGATGTCGCAAGTAACGGCAGGCCGCAAATTCGGTAGCCTTAACGATGTGGACGGCGTAAAGTTCCCCCTCAAAAAAAGCGAGATTGCCACAC
This genomic interval from Rhodoflexus caldus contains the following:
- a CDS encoding PAAR domain-containing protein yields the protein MSKPAARVSDMHTCPMSDGPKPHVGGPILPPGVPTVLIGGLPAATVGCMCTCTGPPDTIILGSATVLIGGKPAARMGDSTAHGGLIVFGCPTVFIGG
- a CDS encoding DUF5458 family protein — its product is MAETEKVAGGVVKERERIANPSQELEQNIQKLVKFGGFEMLETVIEGTQNLNPSKKARKKIFLGEADKKAEREQLKRRLELWYDMVASNGDVSQMIESCQAKADSATACLQENLGKAIEAVKDLERSYRSVAHFFGNCDTDKVKNLSVMNADMEQLRDLDNPLYINAVAEEFKANYDRLDLRDNYSLLVIPGYLGSKKVVDKWARIAHENKVMMITDFEHLDSPDDVAELFEMANLTGGDAYLSNVIMTCNWLVGRGKYQELNEEDDLYVPPSTALAGRIYSTLMSQVTAGRKFGSLNDVDGVKFPLKKSEIATLEKAGLVPMVNEYGKVMAFSAKTLFNGDNLGLQTYSVVRVFDWVTKVLIDFLNRRAFENFNFNTRNDIQKQIVKFLDGITGPGKLIEKFKILRFEQDPNQKDRIFLDIYMVPYFPAKSYMLKLDGQKGIDLDSPEWAAEYAQEG